Proteins encoded by one window of Burkholderia plantarii:
- a CDS encoding AEC family transporter, which yields MSATLPILLPIFALILAGFLCRRRGLLGPTAASELNRFVVWLALPALLFDVMAHATWAQLDQPRFVAAFSIACAVSFVAVLALRLARGRPLADASVDAIAAAYPNTGYIGFPLCLLVFGPAGLMPTTIATIIVACVLFGFAIVLIEVGLQSERAPHRLALKVLGSLGRNPLIVSPIVGALASAAHVAPPASVETFLKLLGGAASPCALVSLGLFLAERRPAHGVLPDALLLSTIKLVVQPALTWWLSARVFGLPPMLVAMAVVLAALPTGTGPFMLAEFYRREPQVTSRTILFSTVASIVSLSVLLIVVPRA from the coding sequence GTGTCCGCTACGCTGCCCATCCTGCTTCCCATCTTCGCGCTGATCCTGGCCGGCTTCCTGTGCCGTCGCCGCGGCCTGCTCGGCCCGACCGCCGCCTCGGAACTGAACCGCTTCGTGGTCTGGCTGGCGCTGCCGGCGCTGCTGTTCGACGTGATGGCGCATGCCACCTGGGCGCAGCTCGACCAGCCGCGCTTCGTCGCGGCGTTCTCGATCGCCTGCGCCGTGTCGTTCGTGGCGGTGCTGGCGCTGCGGCTCGCGCGCGGCCGGCCGCTGGCCGACGCGAGCGTCGATGCGATCGCGGCCGCCTACCCGAACACCGGCTACATCGGCTTCCCGCTCTGCCTGCTGGTGTTCGGGCCGGCCGGCCTGATGCCGACCACCATCGCCACCATCATCGTCGCCTGCGTGCTGTTCGGCTTCGCGATCGTGCTGATCGAGGTCGGCCTGCAGAGCGAGCGCGCGCCGCACCGGCTCGCGCTGAAGGTGCTCGGCTCGCTCGGGCGCAATCCGCTGATCGTCTCGCCGATCGTCGGCGCGCTGGCGTCGGCCGCCCACGTCGCGCCGCCCGCCAGCGTCGAGACCTTCCTGAAGCTGCTCGGCGGCGCGGCCAGCCCCTGCGCGCTGGTCAGCCTCGGGCTGTTCCTCGCCGAGAGGCGGCCCGCACACGGCGTGCTGCCCGACGCGTTGCTGCTCTCGACCATCAAGCTGGTGGTGCAGCCGGCGCTGACCTGGTGGCTGTCGGCGCGCGTGTTCGGCCTGCCGCCGATGCTGGTCGCGATGGCGGTGGTGCTGGCCGCGCTGCCCACCGGCACCGGGCCCTTCATGCTCGCGGAGTTCTACCGGCGCGAGCCGCAGGTCACCTCGCGCACGATCCTGTTCTCGACCGTCGCGTCGATCGTCTCGCTGTCGGTGCTGCTGATCGTCGTGCCGCGCGCCTGA
- the nudB gene encoding dihydroneopterin triphosphate diphosphatase, producing MTKPPKIPESVLVVIHTAALDVLIIKRADLPGFWQSVTGAKDWPDEPLAATAVREVGEETGIVVGGEGVPAAALLDWRHQIAYSIYPQYRHRYAPGVTRNTEHWFSLEVPAGTPVTLSPREHTDHLWLPYREAAARCYSPSNAEAILQLPARLAAREA from the coding sequence ATGACGAAGCCGCCAAAAATCCCCGAATCCGTGCTGGTCGTGATCCACACCGCCGCGCTCGACGTGCTGATCATCAAGCGCGCCGACCTGCCCGGCTTCTGGCAGTCGGTGACGGGCGCGAAGGACTGGCCGGACGAGCCGCTCGCCGCCACGGCGGTCCGCGAGGTCGGCGAGGAAACCGGCATCGTGGTCGGCGGCGAGGGCGTGCCGGCCGCCGCGCTCCTCGACTGGCGCCACCAGATCGCATACTCGATCTATCCGCAGTACCGGCACCGCTACGCGCCCGGCGTCACGCGCAACACCGAGCACTGGTTCAGCCTCGAGGTGCCGGCCGGCACTCCCGTCACGCTGTCGCCGCGCGAGCACACCGACCATCTTTGGCTGCCGTACCGCGAGGCGGCCGCGCGCTGCTACTCGCCGTCCAACGCCGAGGCGATCCTCCAGCTTCCCGCGCGCCTCGCGGCGCGTGAGGCATGA
- a CDS encoding DUF502 domain-containing protein, producing MMKKTTLKTVFLTGLLVLVPLAITLWVLGSVIGIMDQTLLLLPESWQPERVLGFHLPGIGALLTLAFIFIVGLATQNFIGQKLMTWWNAVVRHIPVVGPIYTSVKQVSDTLLSSSGNAFRKALLIEYPRRGSYTIAFLTGVPGGDVVNHLKEEYVSVYVPTTPNPTSGFFLMVPKSEVVELDMSVDAALKYIVSMGVVAPSVPVPAPARPPVEPPL from the coding sequence ATGATGAAGAAGACGACCCTCAAAACGGTATTCCTGACCGGCCTCCTGGTCCTCGTCCCGCTCGCGATCACGCTGTGGGTGCTCGGTTCGGTGATCGGCATCATGGATCAGACGCTGCTGCTGCTGCCAGAATCGTGGCAACCGGAGCGTGTGCTCGGCTTCCATCTGCCCGGCATTGGCGCGCTGCTCACGCTCGCGTTCATCTTCATTGTCGGGCTGGCCACGCAGAATTTCATCGGCCAGAAGCTCATGACCTGGTGGAATGCCGTGGTGCGGCACATCCCGGTGGTCGGGCCGATCTACACGAGCGTCAAGCAGGTGTCCGACACGCTGCTGTCGAGCAGCGGCAACGCGTTCCGCAAGGCGCTGCTGATCGAGTATCCGCGCCGCGGCTCCTACACGATCGCGTTTCTGACCGGCGTGCCGGGCGGCGACGTGGTCAATCACCTGAAGGAAGAATACGTGAGCGTGTACGTGCCGACCACGCCGAACCCGACCTCCGGCTTCTTCCTGATGGTGCCCAAGAGCGAGGTCGTCGAGCTCGACATGTCGGTCGACGCCGCGCTGAAGTACATCGTCTCGATGGGCGTCGTCGCGCCGTCGGTGCCCGTGCCCGCACCCGCGCGTCCACCCGTCGAGCCTCCGCTGTAA
- a CDS encoding LysR family transcriptional regulator — translation MLDIKPLRYFVTLAETGHFGRAATRLNLSQPPLSRQIAALEASLGVTLVERGPRGVTLTPAGERFRDDAKAILAAVERAAHHARAAASGAAGKLTVGFTMCAAYSVVPRYAREFGAAWPEVALHLRETVSNDLAEQVLNGHIDAAILFPGAPHEGLAQRTVVTEPLCVALSREHPRARARRLRIAELADEPFVMAVEAVAPTLRAAIVDHCRHGGFEPNIRLEVQLQQTVLGLVDEGVGVALVPESMRRAQWAGVVFRPLVDAPTIEQALVWSPSNRNPCLERFLAIA, via the coding sequence GTGCTCGATATCAAGCCGCTCCGCTATTTCGTGACGCTCGCCGAGACCGGCCATTTCGGCCGCGCGGCGACGCGGCTGAACCTGTCACAGCCGCCGCTGTCGCGGCAGATCGCGGCGCTGGAAGCCTCGCTCGGCGTGACGCTGGTCGAGCGTGGGCCGCGCGGCGTCACGCTGACGCCGGCCGGCGAGCGTTTCCGCGACGACGCCAAGGCGATCCTGGCGGCGGTCGAGCGCGCCGCGCACCATGCACGCGCGGCCGCCTCGGGCGCCGCCGGCAAGCTGACGGTGGGGTTCACGATGTGCGCGGCCTACAGCGTGGTGCCGCGCTACGCACGCGAGTTCGGCGCGGCCTGGCCCGAGGTGGCGCTGCACCTGCGCGAGACGGTGTCGAACGATCTCGCCGAACAGGTGCTGAACGGCCATATCGACGCGGCGATCCTGTTTCCCGGCGCGCCGCACGAGGGGCTCGCGCAGCGCACCGTCGTCACCGAGCCGCTGTGCGTCGCGCTGTCCCGCGAGCATCCGCGCGCGCGGGCGCGCCGGCTGCGGATCGCCGAGCTGGCCGACGAGCCGTTCGTGATGGCGGTCGAGGCCGTCGCGCCCACGCTGCGCGCCGCCATCGTCGACCATTGCCGGCACGGCGGCTTCGAGCCGAACATCCGCCTTGAAGTGCAGCTGCAGCAGACCGTGCTCGGACTCGTCGACGAGGGCGTCGGCGTCGCGCTGGTGCCCGAATCGATGCGGCGCGCGCAGTGGGCCGGCGTGGTGTTCCGGCCGCTCGTCGACGCGCCGACCATCGAGCAGGCGCTGGTCTGGTCGCCTTCGAACCGCAATCCGTGCCTCGAGCGATTCCTGGCGATCGCCTGA
- the aspS gene encoding aspartate--tRNA ligase, which translates to MSMRTEYCGLVTEHLLGQTVSLCGWVHRRRDHGGVIFIDLRDREGLVQVVCDPDRAEMFAAAEGVRNEFCIQVKGLVRGRPDGTINAGLKSGKIEVLCHELTVLNPSVTPPFQLDDDNLSETTRLTHRVLDLRRPQMQHNLRLRYRVAIEVRKYLDEQGFIDIETPMLTKSTPEGARDYLVPSRVNAGQFFALPQSPQLFKQLLMVANFDRYYQITKCFRDEDLRADRQPEFTQIDCETSFLGEQEIRDLFEEMIRHVFHKTIGVELGAKFPVMPYSEAMARFGSDKPDLRVKLEFTELTDAMKDVDFKVFSTPANTKDGRVAALRVPKGSELTRGDIDGYTEFVRIYGAKGLAWIKVNEKAKGRDGLQSPIVKNLHDASIAAILERTGAQDGDIIFFAADRAKVVNDSLGALRLKIGHSEFGKANGLVESGWKPLWVIDFPMFEYDDEDARYVAAHHPFTSPKDEHLEYLETDPGRCLAKAYDMVLNGWEIGGGSVRIFQEDVQSKVFRALKIGPEEAQAKFGFLLDALQYGAPPHGGIAFGLDRIITMMAGADSIRDVIAFPKTQRAQDLLTQAPSPVDERQLKELHIRLRQPEQKA; encoded by the coding sequence ATGTCGATGCGAACTGAATACTGCGGTCTCGTGACCGAACACCTGCTGGGCCAAACCGTTTCGCTGTGCGGCTGGGTGCATCGCCGCCGCGATCACGGCGGTGTGATCTTCATCGACCTGCGCGATCGTGAGGGCCTCGTGCAGGTGGTGTGCGATCCGGACCGCGCGGAGATGTTCGCGGCGGCCGAGGGCGTGCGCAACGAGTTCTGCATCCAGGTGAAGGGCCTCGTGCGCGGCCGCCCGGACGGCACCATCAACGCGGGCCTGAAGAGCGGCAAGATCGAGGTGCTGTGCCACGAGCTGACGGTGCTGAACCCGTCGGTCACGCCGCCGTTCCAGCTCGACGACGATAACCTCTCCGAAACCACCCGCCTCACGCACCGCGTGCTCGACCTGCGCCGCCCGCAGATGCAGCACAACCTGCGCCTGCGCTACCGGGTGGCGATCGAGGTCCGCAAGTATCTCGACGAGCAGGGCTTCATCGACATCGAAACGCCGATGCTGACCAAGAGCACGCCGGAAGGCGCGCGCGACTATCTGGTGCCGTCGCGCGTCAACGCGGGCCAGTTCTTCGCGCTGCCGCAGTCGCCGCAGCTGTTCAAGCAGCTGCTGATGGTGGCGAACTTCGATCGCTACTACCAGATCACCAAGTGCTTCCGCGACGAGGATCTGCGCGCCGACCGCCAGCCCGAATTCACGCAGATCGACTGCGAGACCTCGTTCCTGGGCGAGCAGGAGATCCGCGACCTGTTCGAGGAAATGATCCGCCACGTCTTCCACAAGACGATCGGCGTCGAGCTGGGCGCGAAGTTCCCGGTGATGCCGTACTCGGAAGCGATGGCCCGCTTCGGCTCGGACAAGCCGGACCTGCGCGTGAAGCTCGAATTCACCGAGCTGACCGACGCGATGAAGGACGTCGATTTCAAGGTGTTCAGCACGCCGGCCAACACCAAGGACGGCCGCGTCGCGGCGCTGCGCGTGCCGAAGGGCAGCGAGCTGACGCGCGGCGACATCGACGGCTACACCGAGTTCGTGCGCATCTATGGCGCCAAGGGCCTCGCGTGGATCAAGGTCAACGAGAAGGCGAAGGGCCGCGACGGCCTGCAGAGCCCGATCGTGAAGAACCTGCACGACGCGTCGATCGCCGCGATCCTCGAGCGCACCGGCGCGCAGGACGGCGACATCATCTTCTTCGCGGCCGACCGCGCGAAGGTGGTCAACGACAGCCTCGGCGCGCTGCGCCTGAAGATCGGCCATTCGGAATTCGGCAAGGCCAACGGCCTCGTCGAGTCGGGCTGGAAGCCGCTGTGGGTGATCGACTTCCCGATGTTCGAGTACGACGACGAGGACGCGCGCTACGTGGCCGCGCACCATCCGTTCACGAGCCCGAAGGACGAGCACCTCGAGTACCTCGAAACGGACCCGGGCCGCTGCCTCGCGAAGGCCTACGACATGGTGCTGAACGGCTGGGAAATCGGTGGCGGTTCGGTGCGGATCTTCCAGGAAGACGTGCAGAGCAAGGTGTTCCGCGCGCTGAAGATCGGGCCGGAGGAAGCGCAGGCGAAGTTCGGCTTCCTGCTCGACGCGCTGCAGTACGGCGCCCCGCCGCACGGCGGGATCGCGTTCGGCCTCGACCGGATCATCACGATGATGGCCGGCGCCGATTCGATCCGCGACGTGATCGCGTTCCCGAAGACGCAGCGCGCGCAGGATCTGCTCACGCAGGCGCCGAGCCCGGTGGACGAGCGTCAGCTGAAGGAACTGCACATCCGCCTGCGCCAGCCGGAACAGAAGGCGTAA
- a CDS encoding FmdB family zinc ribbon protein: MPIYAYRCDACGFAKDVLQKMSDAPLSVCPECGKDAFRKQVTAAGFQLKGSGWYVTDFRGGAGGKSAPATGTADGAGGEAAKSDAATPAAASTAAAPAAGASPAAPAPAAPAASSDT; this comes from the coding sequence ATGCCGATTTACGCCTACCGTTGCGATGCGTGCGGTTTCGCGAAGGACGTGCTCCAGAAGATGAGCGACGCGCCGCTGTCCGTTTGTCCCGAGTGCGGGAAGGATGCCTTCCGCAAGCAGGTGACGGCCGCCGGGTTCCAGTTGAAGGGCTCGGGTTGGTACGTGACCGACTTCCGGGGCGGCGCGGGCGGCAAGAGCGCGCCGGCCACGGGCACTGCGGACGGCGCCGGCGGCGAGGCCGCCAAGTCCGACGCGGCCACGCCGGCAGCGGCTTCGACTGCGGCGGCGCCGGCCGCCGGCGCGAGCCCCGCAGCCCCGGCCCCGGCCGCGCCGGCTGCGTCGAGCGACACTTGA